The following are encoded together in the Thalassolituus oleivorans MIL-1 genome:
- a CDS encoding phage baseplate assembly protein → MSELVLRVDGRNYIGFKEVVLLRSIEQGPHQFELKIAPDLNTNGGVFEVEDGMSCQAYIDDDLVLTGAVDDINVDYDSQTHEITVIGRSKCGDLADCSTTGQQIKAGQTLLSVARQLCKPFGISVIVDSSATAAANQSFTATDLTLDAGQLIWEALEELARIRAVLLISDAAGNLVITRSGTGTADVPLVLGANIKAASAQRSHRSLFSEYTVAGQAANWATLSAEANSQSKSTITGDARRYRPSVIVTDQSVDSAACQARAEWQRRVSYGRSRSINYTMRGWRQSGDEGRIWMPNELVRVTDKFSGLDNAQRLITAVATNLTTRSGRTSTLTVMPKAAFDLITQPESTSGATL, encoded by the coding sequence ATGAGCGAGTTAGTGCTGCGTGTCGATGGCCGCAATTACATTGGTTTTAAAGAAGTCGTGTTGCTGCGCAGCATCGAGCAAGGGCCACATCAATTCGAACTAAAAATCGCGCCCGATCTCAACACCAACGGCGGTGTATTTGAAGTAGAAGACGGCATGAGCTGCCAAGCCTATATAGATGACGACTTGGTACTGACTGGCGCAGTCGACGACATCAACGTCGATTACGATTCACAAACCCACGAGATCACAGTGATTGGCCGCAGTAAATGTGGCGACCTGGCAGACTGCTCAACCACAGGCCAGCAAATCAAAGCCGGTCAAACTCTATTAAGTGTTGCGCGCCAACTGTGCAAACCCTTTGGCATTAGCGTGATAGTAGACAGCAGCGCAACAGCAGCTGCCAACCAATCATTTACCGCAACAGACTTAACCTTAGATGCTGGCCAACTGATTTGGGAAGCGCTAGAAGAACTCGCCCGCATTCGTGCCGTATTGCTGATTTCAGATGCCGCAGGCAATTTAGTCATCACTCGCTCTGGCACTGGCACTGCCGACGTGCCGCTAGTGCTAGGCGCTAACATCAAAGCCGCAAGCGCACAACGCAGCCACCGTTCGCTGTTTTCTGAGTATACGGTCGCAGGCCAAGCGGCAAACTGGGCAACGCTCAGCGCAGAAGCAAACAGCCAAAGCAAAAGCACCATCACTGGCGACGCACGTCGGTATCGTCCGTCCGTCATCGTTACCGATCAGTCAGTCGACAGCGCGGCATGCCAAGCACGCGCAGAATGGCAGCGCCGTGTTAGCTACGGTCGCAGCCGCAGCATCAACTACACAATGCGCGGCTGGCGTCAGTCTGGCGATGAAGGCCGAATCTGGATGCCTAACGAACTCGTGCGCGTTACCGATAAGTTTAGCGGCTTAGATAATGCACAGCGTCTAATCACCGCCGTGGCTACCAATCTAACCACACGATCTGGCCGCACCAGCACGCTAACCGTCATGCCTAAAGCCGCGTTT